Genomic DNA from Solanum dulcamara chromosome 4, daSolDulc1.2, whole genome shotgun sequence:
aagaagaCACCTTAGTATTGTTCTGTCTACTACTGGCAGACCTGAAATTAGCTAAGGGGCCAACTCCCaaccaattatcccaccaaaagaggcaagaACCAGACTGTATCTGCCATTGGATATGAGGCTCAACATTGTGCTTGTtcttcatgaggtgcttccatatCAGAGACTGTCCTGTATGCCATTTTTTGGTTATAGGATTTGACCTCTGACAGTACTTAGCTTTAAGGAACTCACTCCATAAGGAATTCTTAGTTCTGAatatccaccattgtttgtattggaaAGACTTGGCAATATCTGATATTAGTCTCACTCCAATACCACCCTCATCATAGGGATAACTCAGATTCTTCCAAGAAGACCAATGATATTTCCTCCTTTCattcttccacccccagaagaaATTGGATGTGATGCtttgaatttgcttgatagtGGTTGCAGGAGGGGAACTAGAAGATAACAAGTGAATAGGAAGTGCTTGGATGACATGCTTAATCAAAGTAACTCTTCCTCCATAACTAATTAACTTTGCCTGCCATCCATCTATCCTAGCCACAACTTTAGCTATAAGCTCAGAATAATAGATGATCCTCTGTCTACCAATGTAAAGAGGACACCCCATATATGTGATAGGGCTGTTCTTTTGCTTGAAGCCTGTAACTTTCTTGATTCTTCTAACAGTAGAGTTGAAGGCATTTGAGGGTACCATGAAGTTACTCTTGTCTCTGTTGATCAATTGGCCTGAAGCATGCTCATAGGTATGTAGTGTCTCCATGATAAGCTTCAAGGTATGAGATCTTCCAGATGAGAATATGATgatgtcatctgcaaaactgaGATGATTAATTTGAGGGCCCTTTTTAGCCATCAGGAAACTATGATATTGGGGgtgttgatgaagattgttCATGAGCCTGGAGAGGACTTCAGCATCTATGATAAACAAAGCTGGTGATAATGGATCCCCTTGCTTAAGGCCTCTTGTGGAATAAAAGAATCCATGCCTTGAACCATTAATAATGATGGAATACCAATTATCAGCCATAattctccataccatatcaatgaaaccttcttcaaatcccattttcctcaaaactagacaagtataggaccaagataccctatcataggctttagccatgtcaagtttgataaCTACAttgcctcctacatttggctTCTTGATTTGGTGTATAATCTCTTGGGCTAGcataatattttcagaaatgTTCCTGCCTTTGATAAATCCAGATTGGTTAAGGGAAATGAGGTTGGGTAGGATAGGTGCCAGTCTAAGGGAAATGAGTTTGGAGATGATTTTGtttgtgaagttgctaaggctaattGGTCTATACTCAGAGAGCTTGTTAGGATGGTGTACTTTtgggagcagcaccaaaaaagAGTGAGTAAAGTATTTAGGCATAGCTTGTGCATAGAAGAAAGATAGAATCACTTTAAGGAGgtcctcttttatgatgttccaacatgcttggaagaacttgccattcattccatcaggtCCAGCAGCTGAATTGGGATTCATTAAAAACACTACAGTTCTCAACTCCTCCATTGTAGGGATAGCTTTCAGGTTTCTGTTATGCTCATCAGTGACCATCCTGGGAATACATTGGAGGGTATGCTCCTGAATTTGTGTTTCCTCACCAGTGAAAATGGCTTGGAAATGATCACATGCAGCTTTGGCTATGTTTTCTTCACCTTGTACCCAATTATCATCCTCATTCTGGATCTTATGGATGTATAATTTCCTCCTCCTTCCTCTTATCAAGGCATGAAAATACTTGGAATTCACATCACCctctttgaaccaatgcaacTGAGTTTTTTGCTTTAGTATGGATTCCTCCAGTTTCAGGTATTTTATATACTCTGCATTGATGGCATGGAGCTTTGTTCTGTTCTCTTCAGAATTACTAGAGATCATCTCTTCCTCTGCATGTCTAGTCTtgtcttcatattctttaactttggCATATATATCACCAAATTGCAATCTGGACCAAGTACTAAGAGTGGCTGCCAACCTCTTTATTTTCTGATGGAAACAccacattggattaccctcCATGGTCCTGTCCCAACAATTACTAACAGTATCCAAGAAAGATGGCTGTTCTGTCCAGCAGTtaaggaatttgaaatatttggtgTGTTGGTGGTTTTGATCAGTCATCTCCAGCAGTAAGGGGCAGTGATCTGAACCCACAGAGGGTAGATGAGTAATGGTAGTCTGAGGCATCATCTCTAGCCACTTATCATTGACCATTCCTctgtcaagtctcttccaaattctgaaaattatacCCCTttgattagaccaagtatatctctGACCACAAAACCCAAGATCTTGTAGTCCACAGGCTTCTATGATGCTGATGAACTCAaggctctttttcatattgtaagTGACACCTCCCAACTTTTCTTGAGGGTCTGTgataacattgaaatcacctAATGTGCACCATAGAAGGGAGGTGGCTGACTGTTGTAGCATGCTATCCCACAgaggtcttctgagatgatctttgcattttgcatatacaaaggtaactATGAACTGATTTGGATTCATTACATGATTAAATTCACAAGTAATCAACTGCTCCTCATTTTCCAATATCCTGCAGTCTACATCCTTGGTCCAAAAaagccaaatcttaccatttggattaCTAATAGCATGGtccatgttgagttgatttctgaACTACTGAATCTGAATGCTATCAGAAAAAGGCTCTAGGATGGTGTTAATGGGAATTTGATGGATACTCTTAAGAGATTTAAGTCtttccatggctccttgggtattaatacccctcatATTCCAGCATAGTATACTAATCATTGAGAGTTTTTGGAAGTGAACAGCCTAGTGTGAGGTCTGCTTGTGTGAGCAGAAATAGTTAAACTGATGGGTTTATTACTGTGACTGGTTCTATGAATTCCTCTAGGGGAAAAACCTTGAGAGTTAGCTATTTGTTGAATCTCATCATCATACTCATTTGTGTAGGATGTACCTAAGGGTCTGTTTAAGTGTTCACTGGCAGCATCCTCCTTATCTAGATCCTTCAAGGGTTGGTCCTCATAGTCACCCTCATCTTCAGAATCAATAACTGCATATTCATCCAGGTCAGGAGGGACTTctatattagtattagtattgagGGTGCATTTGGGGAGAGATTGTGTGTGTTGTTCTGCAGTTCTGCTTGCAGGATATTGAGGAGGTGTGTGGTTGTACTGAGTTTGCAAGGGTGTAATATCCATCCCCACTTGGTCATCCTCCAGCACAAATTGTTGGCATCCAAGGTTAGGATGTTGTTCTTTCACATTGTCTACTACCAGAGGAATTTGTTCCTCGTGAGACAAACCCGAAAAGCCTTATTGATCTCATATATGAGCGCCTCTAGACTTTTGATGTATGGTCAATAATTCAAGGATAATAAGAATAATGATAGAGAAGATCACTATAGTAAGAAGGATAAATCTATAGGCCATGAAAAAAACCAATAGAAAGGTAGAAATGGTTACCGATGCTTCTTTCAAAAAAGGTCTCCTAGTTATGCGCCATCTACAACAAGTGCACTTGCGCCCAACATAAGGAATGATTAGAATTCACAGAGTCTTAGAGAACAGGGTTCTCGATCCTAAGGAAGTATGGCCTAAGGTCCTACGCAGGCACCATCTTGTGGTAAATGAggtaagcttcacttgggagagtgtcgtgtgggaaCTAATAGTTGTTACAAGTGTGGTCAGGCATGTCAATTCTATAGATAATATTTAACGGGGAGACAAAGTGATGGGGGAAACAAAACTCAATCTTCTTTGGCAGTGCCACCAAATAGAGGTAATATGAGAGGTGCTAACTCAGGGACAGACAGAAGTTTAAACCGTCTATATTCTGTGGCTAATCTCTATGATCAAGAGAACTCATCAAATATTGTTACTGGCATTCTTTGAGTCTTTTCTCCTGATATTTATGCGTTAATTGATCCAGGTGCTACCTTGTATTTTATGACTTCTTATGTAGTCTCGTTAAGTTTAGGATTCTTCCTGAATAACTTTTAGAATCATTCAGTATTTCTACTACTATTGGTGAGTCCATTCTAGATAAGAGGATTTATCAAGATTGTATAGTCTATGTCTACAATAAAGACACTTCTatagacttagttgagttagataagttgactttgatgtcattcttggcataGATTGGCTTTATGCTTATTATGCCTCAGTCAATTATAGAACCTGAGTTGTTAAGTTCTAGTGTTCGAATGAGCCAtttatagagtggaagggtagacCAGCCTTTtctaagggtcaattcatttcataagGCAAGGATAGCACTGAACCCTCATAGTCCTCAATCTTTAGCATATTTGGATTGACTGAAACTCACTCGTATGACGCTTAACACATGTAGTTAGAGTCTATTTTGGGGCTTACAAAAGCTCATACAAAGATGATTAGATAGGTTTGGAACCCTATACAAGGGGCTATTTTCCCCTATCTCTAAAGTGGCTTATACCCTCCACTTGTTATCTACCATATTATTTGAGTCGGAGATTACAGTGTAAAGACCCTATCCGTTCAGTAAGTTTTCTAAAGTCTTTCCCAATGATTTTTTTGGAGTCTCTCCAGATAGGAAGATAGAATTTAGGATAGATGTTCTTCCCTATACtcagcccatttctattccaccatatagGATGGCTCTCGTAtatttaaaagagttaaaaaagTAGTTGAATGATCTCCTAGATAAAaggttcattaggccgagtatctCAACTTGTGGCGCTCATATCCTCTTCATGTGAAACAAAAGTAGTTCTTTGAGTATATATATTGACTATCATCAGCTGAACAAGtttaccataaagaataaacATCCCTTTTCGAGAATTGATGATCTTTTTGACTAGTTTCAGGtgctatttatttttctaagatgGACCTCAGATCGggctatcattagttgaaagtgagagaatgtgacatcctaAAGACAACCTACACAACCaagtatggtcactatgagttcctagccATGTCATTTAGTTTGACTAACACTCCTGCAACATTTATGGACCTTATTAATAAATTGTTCAAGAAGTATCTAGACatgtttattattatgtttaacgatgatattttgatctattcaacgaacaaggaggagcatgccaaccatctcaaAATTGTTCTCCAAACTCTCTAGGAAAAAgtgttatatgctaagttttcaaaatgtgagttttggcttatATTTATGGCACTCTTAGACCACAATATCTCTGATGATGGTATTTGAGTAAATTCATAGATGATGAAGCTATTAAGAACTAGCCTAGAGCCACATCCCCGATAGTTATACAGAATTTCTAGGTTTTGGCTggttattatagaagatttattgaaggatTCTTATCCATATCATCGCCATTGACCAAGATGACtcagaagaagactaagtttcaatggttcgATGCTTTTGAGAagagcttccaagagttgaaagtgaggttgactactgctctagttTTTTCCCTACCCAAGGGAGAAGATTGGTTTCTCATTTATTATAATGCttccagagttggattgggttgtgttttgatgaagaaagcaaagtcatagcttatgcttccagacagcttaagattcacgatatgaattatccaactcatgatttagagttggcaacTGTAAtatttgctctaaagatttggcgtcattatctttatggcgtGCATGTGGATATGTTAACTAATCACAAGATcctgcaatatgtattcactTAGAAAGAGCTAAATCTAAGGCAGAGGAGGTGGTTTGGGTTGCTCAAGATTGTaacatgagtattctctaccatccaagtaaggttaatgttgttgctgattcTCTTAGTTAGTTATCAATGAGATGTTCCACTCATGTTGAGGAGGAAAATAAGGAGTTAGCAAAGgaggtgcatagacttgcaaGTTTAGGATTTCACCTTGTAGATTCTGACTAGGGAGGTGGTGTTGTTTACAATGGGGAAGAGTTTTCATTAGTTTTTGAGTTGAAGAaaaatcaagatcaagatccTATTCTCTGTCAATTGAAACAAGATTTCCATAACCAGAAAGTTATGTTTTTTTCCAAAGGGgtagatggagtgttgaggtatcaaggtagATTATATGTACGAAGCGTTGATGGTCTACGAGATAGAATTATGGATGAGGCCTATAGTTCcatatattttattcatccaggTTCTATAAGGATATaccatgatttgagagaagtctattggtggaatggattGAAGATGGATATAACAAAGTTTGTATCCAAGCGCCCAAATTGcgaagtcaaagttgagcatcaaatgcCATATGGTGTTGCTCAAACTATAGAGTTCCTAGAatggaagtaggagatgatcaacatggatttcattacaggcttaccCCGATCTCAcaacaacatgattcgatttgggtgattgtagattgAATGACCAAATCAACACATTTTTGGCCCGTTAAGACTACAGATTCAACAGAATATTATAGGAGGTTATGTATTCGTGAGATGGTCAGATAGTATGGATTTCCCTTGTCAATCATCTTAGATAGAGGTACCCAATTCATTACTAAGTTTTTGAAGTCATTTAAGAAAGGTTTCAGTTTAAATGTGAACCTtagtaccacttttcatcccTAAAAACATGGTTAGGCAAAGTGTATAATTCAgactcttgaggatatgttgagatcctGTGTTattaacttcaaaggtaatcGGGATGACCACTTACtgcttattgagttttcttataataacaaCTTTCATTTGATCATTCAAATGGCTCTAcatgaggctctttatgggaggaaatatagatcaccaattaattagtttgaggttggtgaagctgagttgataagGAAAGATTTAGTTCATCAAGCTATAGAGAAAGTGAAGATCATTTAAGAAAGGTTGAAAAATACACAAAGTTATCACAAATCATACATAGATGTTAAGAGAAAAGACTTGGATTTTGAGGTCAACAATtgagtgtatttgaaagttttacccttgaagggagttatgaggtttgggaagaagaGGAAGTTGAGTCCGTCTTACATTGATTCTAACCAGATTATAAAGAGAATTGACAATGTTGCCTATGAATTAGAGCTCCCACTAGAGTTAGATATCattcatccagtgtttcatatcTTCATGCTTAAGAAGTTattgggagatccttcattcAGTGTTCCTACAAAAAATATTAGAGTGAAAGGTaacttgtcttatgaggaggtccctgTCTAAAGCATTGATCACTAGATTCttaaattgaggaccaaagaggtcaATTCGGTCAAAGTTTTATGGTGAAATCAATTCGTTGGGGAAGCCACATGGGAGTACAaggaggatatgaaagccaagTACCCACATCTATTCATTCCTCCGAGTGACTATGTTCAAGGtactattcctattcctatcttTGAGTTAGTACCTTCTTGAATGCGATGAAATTAAGTGAGTTATTTTAGATGTTGATGTCTTGAGTTCTTGCATTGTACTCATACCTTGAGTAattcttagcttggtcatcacTAGAGGGCGAATtattccaagggggagatattataacaccccatactattctagcctagataGAGTCTGGGAACCAAGAGGAATCCTAAGATAAAGCTGCGAAGATAGGGGACTACGTCCCACCCTACGGTCTGTAAAAGGTTCTACGAGCCATAGAGAGGTGTTCGTAGAAACCCTAGACACTTAGTCAATTCTTTTTGAAACCTAAGTCAATCCCAAAGAGCCATGCTGATGGCTCGACAAAGGTTCTATGACCTATAGACTGGACTTGTAGACCTAGTGACAAATTCCAATAGCTCAAGAAAGTTTTACCTGAGTTCAATGATTGAccctatgactcataagtccTTTGACAAGCCGTACCAAGTGGCTCATAGACTCTACCTTTAGAAGGGCACTCAGAACCCTTCCTACAAGTTAGCAGGATGACCTATCTAAGTGTCTAATACCCATAGGAGGGTGGTCATAGACCCAGGAGCACGATTTCCAAAATGTCTAACTTTTGGACCAAGGACCC
This window encodes:
- the LOC129884340 gene encoding uncharacterized protein LOC129884340 — protein: MDHAISNPNGKIWLFWTKDVDCRILENEEQLITCEFNHVMNPNQFIVTFVYAKCKDHLRRPLWDSMLQQSATSLLWCTLGDFNVITDPQEKLGGVTYNMKKSLEFISIIEACGLQDLGFCGQRYTWSNQRGIIFRIWKRLDRGMVNDKWLEMMPQTTITHLPSVGSDHCPLLLEMTDQNHQHTKYFKFLNCWTEQPSFLDTVSNCWDRTMEGNPMWCFHQKIKRLAATLSTWSRLQFGDIYAKVKEYEDKTRHAEEEMISSNSEENRTKLHAINAEYIKYLKLEESILKQKTQLHWFKEGDVNSKYFHALIRGRRRKLYIHKIQNEDDNWVQGEENIAKAACDHFQAIFTGEETQIQEHTLQCIPRMVTDEHNRNLKAIPTMEELRTVVFLMNPNSAAGPDGMNGKHGFFYSTRGLKQGDPLSPALFIIDAEVLSRLMNNLHQHPQYHSFLMAKKGPQINHLSFADDIIIFSSGRSHTLKLIMETLHTYEHASGQLINRDKSNFMVPSNAFNSTVRRIKKVTGFKQKNSPITYMGCPLYIGRQRIIYYSELIAKVVARIDGWQAKLISYGGRVTLIKHVIQALPIHLLSSSSPPATTIKQIQSITSNFFWGWKNERRKYHWSSWKNLSYPYDEGGIGVRLISDIAKSFQYKQWWIFRTKNSLWSEFLKAKYCQRSNPITKKWHTGQSLIWKHLMKNKHNVEPHIQWQIQSGSCLFWWDNWLGVGPLANFRSASSRQNNTKVSSFMINGQWNAELVSQKAPPQFVPSILVSNINYQPHKLDQASWKPNSSGEFSCSSAWELIRDKRSKTRINSQTWHKHIPFKCSFLLWRALRGKLPTNEKLISFGEAPAQCYCYHRDGLDTIDHIFVSGNFARKFWSVFYDSLGISKEYTPLRNLMMRWWSSNYSNEVHKLILQAAPIFICWNLWKNRCAIKYGGKQSNITRVIYSVFKDNFNLLSTTYSYISWPNSWKELVLLVEKCTNEVNVSTVYWRKPSAHIVKLNTDGSALHNPRKIGGGGLLRNNQGDLLFAFSTPFGEGTNNQSEILAAIFGLTWCLQLGYTKVILEVESELVIRWIKHLAQQPWTVKAQLQQLQDINHHFQVFKCSHTYREANFTADALSKHSHKCTTPQIYLTKEELPKEARAYFELDKLEMANFRRRRLKRIKKPP